A stretch of Babesia bigemina genome assembly Bbig001, chromosome : III DNA encodes these proteins:
- a CDS encoding DnaJ domain containing protein, putative: MDTDAGDFDYYDILNVPRDSSVDDIKASYHRLIRQWHPDKNFMPVSDPSQPLSVTDRTADAYEIPQELQRDSAFTKIQLAYSVLSDPARRRVYDKYGSEGVQLKMLLQKQLDSERVESRTIPESLEDEATLQKSWELRRAADEVEIERRIHVLLQKRRWDKFRDFPVQVVSHCTFGGVTNFFDDQIATVMRRRMFQIRETCITNSVEVLLSRHTRAGYTYYSSATRGTFGKCRGGVRLSSELTDTVESTVSVEWGDYLSYRSTALSIKKMFSENFWATSIFALDRYLTPAMRCVVHKSWGEHHAVELTALPDYAMTYGYNRTFAGDLKSNLQIAASQDDLGALVRVKARSGTGSVIGTICRFSVLGGLFVEGYVRHRFDTELLARLKLECRLRYSRSSLFVIFKIVLNNNRIDLPIELYSGSVDHCIFLGTAASCLLMLLPAVAEVAMKLVSPAEPEPCYGLEGPSLRRSFYSQFPAFSYFGLCGVDARYHERYVSDSSRQGPLLSRALQWSEEGLEAIVVRELHLARQEGAALRNSAVAAYQRELESDGLCVLFAVYGHPEALRTLVEFVTMDLFENLGGITDSADSPAPRSQPIGSARRFVFGSVTVTSILKQNDQMRLQRLFDRYLLEVTNVLMSRVTDSRLQLSVNTKGQLIGFADPCANLPKVEPKLYVCYRYKKRVYAATFGDGDPVRLPDGCEAA; the protein is encoded by the exons ATGGACACAGATGCGGGCGACTTCGACTACTACGACATCCTGAATGTCCCTCGTGACAGCTCAGTCGACGATATCAAGGCAAGCTACCATAGGCTCATACGCCAATGGCACCCCGACAAAAATTTCATGCCGGTGTCGGACCCATCGCAGCCCCTTTCCGTGACTGATCGCACCGCAGACGCTTATGAAATCCCACAGGAGTTGCAGAGGGACTCGGCGTTCACCAAGATCCAGCTGGCCTACTCGGTTTTGTCCGACCCCGCTCGGCGTCGTGTCTACG ACAAGTACGGCAGTGAGGGAGTTCAACTGAAGATGCTGCTGCAAAAACAGCTCGACAGCGAGCGCGTGGAATCGCGCACAATCCCCGAGTCGCTCGAGGATGAGGCCACGCTGCAGAAATCGTGGGAGCTCCGCCGGGCGGCCGACGAGGTCGAGATTGAGCGCCGGATCCACGTGCTCCTTCAGAAGCGCCGTTGGGACAAGTTTCGCGACTTCCCAGTGCAGGTGGTGAGCCACTGCACGTTTGGCGGCGTGACCAACTTCTTCGACGACCAGATCGCAACGGTGATGCGGCGGCGCATGTTCCAGATCCGGGAGACCTGCATCACAAATTCCGTGGAGGTGCTACTGAGCAGACACACGCGAGCCGGGTACACCTATTACAGCTCGGCCACACGAGGCACTTTCGGCAAGTGCCGGGGCGGCGTCCGTCTGTCCTCGGAGTTGACGGACACCGTCGAGTCCACAGTCAGCGTTGAATGGGGCGACTACCTGAGCTACCGTTCAACCGCCCTGTCTATCAAGAAAATGTTCTCGGAGAACTTCTGGGCGACGTCCATCTTTGCGCTGGACCGGTACCTCACCCCCGCCATGCGGTGCGTGGTGCACAAGAGCTGGGGGGAACATCATGCCGTCGAGCTCACCGCGCTCCCCGACTACGCCATGACGTACGGCTACAATCGCACCTTCGCGGGAGACCTCAAGTCCAACCTGCAGATAGCCGCCTCTCAGGACGACTTGGGGGCGCTGGTGCGTGTGAAGGCGCGCTCGGGCACCGGATCCGTGATCGGCACCATCTGCAGGTTCTCCGTGCTCGGAGGGTTGTTTGTGGAGGGATACGTCCGGCACCGCTTCGACACCGAGCTGCTGGCGAGGTTGAAGCTTGAGTGCCGGCTGCGCTACTCCCGGAGCTCGCTGTTCGTCATATTCAAGATAGTGCTGAACAACAATCGCATCGACCTGCCCATCGAGCTGTACAGCGGAAGCGTGGACCACTGCATCTTCTTGGGAACGGCGGCATCTTGCCTGCTGATGTTGTTGCCGGCAGTTGCAGAGGTGGCGATGAAGCTGGTGTCACCCGCAGAGCCGGAACCGTGCTACGGTTTAGAGGGACCCAGCCTGCGGCGCAGTTTCTACTCCCAGTTCCCCGCCTTCTCGTACTTCGGACTCTGCGGGGTTGACGCCCGCTACCACGAAAGGTACGTGAGCGACAGCAGCCGTCAGGGGCCACTGTTGAGCCGCGCTCTGCAGTGGTCAGAGGAGGGACTAGAGGCCATAGTGGTTCGCGAGCTGCATCTAGCACGCCAGGAGGGCGCGGCGTTGCGCAACTCCGCAGTGGCCGCCTACCAGCGCGAGCTGGAGTCTGACGGCCTGTGCGTGCTCTTTGCCGTCTACGGCCACCCTGAAGCCCTGCGCACGCTGGTGGAATTCGTCACGATGGACCTGTTCGAAAACCTTGGCGGCATAACCGACAGCGCAGACTCCCCGGCACCGAGGTCCCAGCCGATCGGCAGCGCCAGGCGGTTCGTCTTCGGCAGCGTCACGGTGACCTCCATCCTCAAGCAGAACGACCAGATGCGCCTCCAACGGCTGTTCGACCGGTACCTGCTGGAGGtcaccaacgtgctcatgTCCCGAGTCACGGATTCGCGGCTGCAGCTTTCCGTCAACACCAAGGGGCAGCTCATCGGCTTCGCCGACCCCTGCGCCAACCTGCCGAAAGTGGAGCCCAAGCTTTACGTGTG CTACCGCTACAAAAAGCGTGTATATGCCGCCACTTTCGGCGATGGAGATCCCGTGCGCCTTCCCGATGGGTGCGAAGCAGCGTAG
- a CDS encoding ribose 5-phosphate isomerase A family protein, putative, producing the protein MDQQECMRRAAEQAVDSYVRDGMVVGLGTGRTASYAVRHLAKLLAAGTLRDVVGVATSVATQRLMHEVGIPSRDLDADTHIDVAIDGADAFDGDFNLIKGGGGALFREKLVELAAEKLVIVVDASKRAMGHLLEAFRVPVEVVKFGHSATMQRVVKRLQPLIRSWSQRRNADGSLYETDNSNVIMDIEFSATDLGRLEAELRSVHGVVCTGLFLGMASAVVVAHPNGVVEVLT; encoded by the exons ATGGATCAGCAGGAATGTATGCGTCGTGCG GCCGAGCAGGCTGTAGACAGCTATGTGCGTGACGGCATGGTGGTTGGCCTGGGAACTGGTCGCACTGCTAGCTATGCCGTGCGACACCTGGCCAAGCTTCTAGCCGCTGGCACGCTGCGGGACGTAGTTGGAGTAGCGACCAGCGTTGCCACTCAACGTCTG ATGCACGAAGTCGGCATCCCGTCCCGTGACTTAGACGCCGACACACACATCGACGTGGCGATAGACGGCGCTGACGCTTTCGACGGCGACTTCAACCTCATCaagggcggcggcggcgcgctGTTCCGCGAGAAGCTGGTGGAGTTGGCGGCGGAGAAGCTCGTAATA GTCGTGGATGCGAGCAAGCGCGCGATGGGCCACCTTCTGGAGGCGTTCCGGGTCCCGGTCGAGGTCGTGAAGTTCGGGCACAGCGCAACCATGCAGCGCGTCGTGAAGCGCCTGCAGCCGCTCATCCGTTCGTGGAGTCAACGGCGTAACGCGGACGGGTCGCTCTACGAAACGGACAACTCGAATGTCATCATGGACATCGAGTTCTCCGCGACGGACCTCGGAAGGCTGGAGGCGGAGCTGCGTTCA GTGCACGGCGTCGTATGCACGGGTCTCTTCCTCGGGATGGCTTCTGCCGTGGTGGTCGCACACCCTAACGGCGTGGTGGAGGTCCTCACATAG
- a CDS encoding UFM1-protein ligase 1 homolog, with translation MPSIAELRSRLARAQTKVAAARLSSSQCIDLVLKVCQKRNITLIPTLDGEELLTLQQLELDLVAAIESRGGRAAVSELAAVVGVQQNYVDRTVEKLLKEHPNRYMRLQDTLITTAYTDWLTDTASRRLQECGVLNVCDFASEFELPFDLIKLLITNSKVIKGRLNGTLLESRGYEACKERCILSALAATTVPTATMHLAKVTRIDINLVNDVVGRLVNEGKVSGTFKGGVYTPKVYTDHRHELLAAFYSANGYIERSKIAGSGKSNKDNSYKMFPDALLLDTVLINRNVLEPVSVLVNEAIATAGWRDISIMLPASLTPTDYVALLEQIKGASKNGYVVAGLYVSLAFEESLVKHIVEALKDRMGAKKLLDTASDAVETLIDEASALMDDDSTSAFAECWAIASTELYERIEPSMVALIRKVCVVDRPTHGHSGFDVEAATEKLKEHHLKFDCTLKVMEKLGGGTVDGAHLIMKTLAKELLPVDCHLLLQVYATQNFVEIPGEGGEINAGNRAAVVEAIKDKEVKADFSAYFEAIKQKDALKGIEASRSLKAAMYIACNVKKERKRFLKVQSTHYEQLLASLGCDDALKAAYCALMLGLLRNGHYVFLVDKDWCLRGCVESLAEFVGKADVIEAVQRCVEGKGELFMCLNPIMNVQTRAR, from the coding sequence ATGCCGTCCATAGCTGagctgcgcagccgcctGGCTCGCGCGCAGACGAAGGTTGCGGCGGCACGTCTGAGCAGTTCGCAGTGCATCGACCTCGTGCTGAAGGTCTGCCAGAAGCGCAACATCACACTGATTCCCACGCTCGACGgcgaggagctgctgacgctgcagcagctggagctGGATCTGGTGGCGGCGATCGAATCGAGAGGCGGCCGAGCTGCGGTCTCTGAGCTTGCCGCAGTCGTCGGAGTGCAGCAGAACTATGTTGACAGGACGGTTGAAAAGTTGCTGAAGGAGCACCCGAATCGTTACATGCGCCTGCAAGACACGCTTATCACGACCGCTTACACCGATTGGCTGACTGACACGGCCAGCCGTCGCCTGCAGGAATGTGGCGTGCTGAACGTTTGCGACTTCGCGAGCGAATTCGAGCTGCCATTCGATCTGATAAAACTGCTTATCACGAACTCAAAGGTTATTAAAGGGCGGTTGAACggcacgctgctggagtcgAGGGGGTACGAGGCATGCAAGGAGAGGTGTATCTTGTCCGCGTTGGCTGCCACCACGGTGCCCACTGCCACGATGCACCTGGCGAAAGTCACACGTATAGACATCAACCTCGTGAACGACGTGGTTGGGCGCCTGGTCAACGAGGGCAAAGTGAGCGGGACTTTTAAGGGCGGTGTCTACACCCCCAAGGTGTACACCGACCACCGCCATGAGCTGCTGGCCGCCTTCTACAGCGCCAACGGCTACATCGAGCGCAGCAAAATCGCCGGATCCGGCAAGTCGAACAAGGACAACTCATACAAGATGTTTCCAGATGCGCTGTTGTTGGATACAGTGCTGATCAATCGCAACGTCCTTGAGCCGGTGTCGGTGCTCGTGAACGAGGCCATCGCGACTGCTGGTTGGCGTGACATCAGCATCATGCTGCCCGCATCATTGACACCAACGGACTACGTTGCACTTTTGGAACAGATAAAGGGCGCCAGCAAGAACGGTTACGTGGTCGCAGGTCTCTACGTTTCTCTGGCCTTCGAGGAGTCGCTGGTGAAGCACATCGTTGAGGCTCTGAAGGACCGTATGGGTGCGAAGAAACTTTTGGACACCGCTTCGGACGCTGTAGAGACGCTTATAGACGAGGCTAGTGCCCTCATGGACGACGATTCCACGTCGGCGTTTGCCGAGTGTTGGGCGATAGCGTCCACTGAGCTGTATGAGCGCATAGAACCGTCAATGGTAGCCCTCATCCGCAAAGTATGCGTGGTGGATCGTCCAACACATGGACATAGcggatttgatgtggaggctGCCACGGAGAAGTTGAAGGAGCACCACCTGAAATTCGACTGCACGTTGAAGGTGATGGAGAAGCTCGGTGGCGGCACCGTCGACGGCGCTCACCTTATCATGAAGACTTTGGCAAAGGAGCTGCTCCCTGTGGACTGCCACTTGTTGTTGCAGGTGTACGCGACTCAGAATTTCGTCGAAATTCCGGGGGAGGGGGGCGAGATAAACGCCGGCAACCGCGCTGCGGTGGTCGAGGCCATAAAGGacaaggaggtgaaggCTGACTTCAGCGCATACTTCGAAGCTATAAAGCAGAAGGATGCCCTCAAGGGCATTGAGGCCTCGCGTTCGCTGAAGGCCGCTATGTACATCGCATGCAACGTTAAGAAGGAGCGGAAGCGTTTTCTCAAAGTTCAGTCGACTCACTACGAACAACTATTGGCCTCTCTGGGCTGCGACGATGCGCTCAAAGCCGCATACTGCGCCCTCATGCTggggctgctgcgcaacgGGCATTACGTGTTCCTGGTGGACAAGGACTGGTGTCTGCGTGGGTGCGTCGAGAGCCTCGCGGAGTTCGTGGGCAAGGCCGACGTTATCGAGGCAGTACAACGCTGCGTGGAAGGCAAAGGTGAGTTATTTATGTGTCTCAACCCGATAATGAATGTGCAGACACGAGCGCGGTAG
- a CDS encoding cytidylyltransferase family protein, putative: MSLKVLLFAGTFDPITAAHLLMLRQAAETEFFDKIWILPSGKRTDKVFTASDEVRFRQCEIAAGQLEGIHPDVEVCDYEIKKGENIDSYFTMRYFQETYPDYDFYFFVGSDLLPQIVKWPYGDELVKITKFLIAYREGYPILQEDLDTLKQYKLLSDLLRCKGRSMEASSTSSTLVRSQLAANVKCDEVGTLHPEIMDYITQHGLYKQRT; this comes from the coding sequence ATGAGTTTGAAGGTGCTGCTCTTCGCTGGCACCTTCGATCCGATCACGGCCGCGCATCTGCTGATGCTCCGCCAGGCGGCCGAAACCGAGTTCTTCGACAAGATATGGATCCTCCCCAGCGGCAAGCGTACGGACAAAGTATTCACCGCCAGTGACGAAGTGCGATTCAGGCAGTGCGAAATCGCAGCCGGGCAGTTGGAGGGAATCCATCCCGATGTCGAAGTTTGCGACTACGAAATCAAAAAGGGGGAAAACATCGACAGCTACTTTACGATGCGTTACTTCCAGGAAACGTATCCGGACTACGATTTCTACTTCTTCGTAGGGTCGGATCTGCTCCCGCAGATCGTAAAGTGGCCCTACGGTGACGAGCTCGTGAAGATAACCAAGTTCCTCATCGCATACAGGGAGGGTTACCCCATCCTGCAGGAAGACCTCGATACTCTGAAGCAGTACAAGCTGCTGTCCGATCTGCTGCGGTGCAAGGGCCGGTCCATGGAAGCCTCcagcacctcctccacgcTTGTGCGCAGTCAGCTGGCCGCAAACGTGAAGTGCGACGAGGTCGGCACGTTGCATCCAGAAATTATGGACTACATTACACAGCACGGCCTGTACAAGCAGCGAACGTAG
- a CDS encoding fatty acyl-CoA synthetase family protein, putative translates to MYSLPVPGTEEEGFSAVYRCPLSVDKVLSYKDYFDGNIATGWDIFQHGLKQDPDAPCLGTRVRKDDGALGEYAFKSYREVEALVQRFGSGLQTIAGIEKVEVNAPEPVEAMMIGIYAPNSVEWLICEQTANAFGYTIVPIYDTIGEESILHILQNSDINVVVCDYGCAQKLMRAMPKAHAHTIKAVIVIGTEKVAPEGNDVEVLLFDEVLARGDANLIPFSPAKPEQVNTISYTSGTSGIPKGVILTQGQIASLITVVNQTISLTGKVSPEAVKCYLSYLPLAHMYERLYINSCLIVGGKIGLYSGDVRNILEDLETLKPTVFVSVPRLYFRIHDKVFSNVSRKHWIIQAIFNMALKAKLRRIRTTGNCKHAFWDRFVFKKFPALFGGNVEWMMTGSAPLSPLTYDRMRAIFGTQLLAGYGLTETAAGAVVNMAGETDTTHVGGIIPSLEFRLKSLPDLEYSVKDPNPRGELMLRGSHVTCGYFRNPDATAEAIQDGWLLTGDIAELLPNGAIKIIDRRKHIFKLVQGEYIMPEKLEAVLIGCTLLSQAFVTGKSTEIYPVAIVVPDEVEVQFWAKDNGHSELSLQEICKLPEFKEAIMKQMNKAYDESGVKGFERCKHIYVEPEPFSIGNDMLTTTNKLRRHNAKKKYSAIIDELCAAGV, encoded by the exons ATGTATTCGTTGCCGGTCCCAGGGACCGAGGAGGAAG GTTTCTCCGCAGTGTACAGATGCCCGCTGAGCGTCGACAAAGTCCTGTCGTACAAAGACTACTTCGATGGAAATATTGCTACAGG ATGGGACATCTTCCAGCACGGTCTGAAGCAAGACCCGGATGCGCCATGCCTCGGCACAAGAGTCAGGAAGGATGACGGCGCGCTCGGAGAGTACGCTTTCAAGAGCTACCGCGAGGTGGAGGCGCTGGTTCAGCGTTTCGGCAGTGGACTCCAGACGATTGCCGGAATAGAAAAGGTGGAGGTGAACGCCCCTGAACCCGTGGAAGCCATGATGATCGGAATATACGCCCCAAACAGCGTCGAGTGGCTAATATGCGAGCAGACAGCAAACGCCTTCGGGTACACCATCGTGCCCATTTACGACACCATCGGCGAGGAGTCGATCCTCCACATCCTGCAGAACTCGGACATCAACGTGGTCGTGTGCGACTACGGGTGCGCGCAGAAACTCATGCGGGCGATGCCGAAGGCGCATGCGCACACCATCAAGGCTGTGATTGTGATTGGCACGGAAAAAGTGGCCCCGGAGGGCAACGATGTGGAGGTGCTTCTTTTCGACGAAGTTTTGGCCAGGGGGGATGCCAACCTGATCCCATTCAGCCCTGCGAAGCCGGAGCAGGTGAACACCATCTCCTACACCTCCGGCACCTCGGGTATCCCTAAGGGCGTCATCCTGACCCAGGGGCAGATTGCGTCGCTCATCACCGTGGTGAACCAGACGATAAGCTTGACCGGCAAGGTGTCGCCCGAGGCCGTCAAATGCTACCTCAGCTACCTTCCTCTTGCCCACATGTACGAGCGCCTGTACATTAACTCGTGCCTCATCGTGGGAGGCAAGATCGGACTCTACAGCGGTGACGTGCGCAACATCCTGGAGGACCTGGAGACGCTCAAGCCCACAGTGTTCGTCAGCGTACCGAGGCTGTATTTTAGGATCCACGACAAGGTCTTTTCAAACGTCTCGAGGAAGCACTGGATCATCCAGGCCATCTTCAACATGGCGCTCAAGGCCAAGTTGAGGCGGATTAGGACCACAGGAAACTGCAAGCACGCCTTCTGGGACAGATTCGTTTTCAAGAAGTTCCCCGCGTTGTTTGGCGGGAATGTCGAGTGGATGATGACGGGGTCAGCGCCGCTGTCCCCCCTGACGTACGACAGGATGAGAGCGATCTTCGGAACACAGCTGCTCGCCGGCTACGGCCTCACCGAAACCGCCGCAGGAGCTGTCGTCAATATGGCTGGAGAGACGGACACGACACACGTTGGAGGAATCATCCCCTCGCTGGAGTTCAGGCTCAAGTCGCTGCCCGACTTGGAATACTCCGTCAAGGACCCTAACCCAAGAGGCGAGCTCATGTTGAGGGGTAGTCACGTGACATGCGGTTATTTCAGGAACCCTGATGCTACCGCTGAAGCCATCCAGGACGGGTGGCTGCTCACTGGCGACATTGCCGAGCTGCTGCCGAACGGCGCGATCAAAATCATCGACCGCAGGAAACACATTTTCAAGCTGGTGCAGGGCGAGTACATCATGCCCGAAAAATTGGAGGCGGTGCTCATCGGCTGCACTCTGCTCAGTCAGGCGTTCGTCACCGGAAAGTCGACCGAG ATTTACCCCGTCGCCATTGTCGTGCCAGACGAAGTCGAGGTGCAATTCTGGGCCAAGGACAACGGCCACTCCGAGCTATCGCTGCAGGAAATTTGCAAGCTGCCGGAGTTCAAGGAGGCCATAATGAAG CAAATGAACAAGGCGTACGACGAATCCGGCGTCAAGGGATTCGAGCGGTGCAAGCACATTTACGTCGAGCCGGAGCCCTTCTCCATCGGCAACGACATGCTCACCACGACCAACAAGCTCCGCCGCCACAACGCGAAAAAGAAGTACAGCGCCATCATCGACGAGCTGTGCGCCGCTGGAGTATAG